In one Buteo buteo chromosome 10, bButBut1.hap1.1, whole genome shotgun sequence genomic region, the following are encoded:
- the LSM4 gene encoding U6 snRNA-associated Sm-like protein LSm4 — MLPLSLLKTAQNHPMLVELKNGETYNGHLVSCDNWMNINLREVICTSRDGDKFWRMPECYIRGSTIKYLRIPDEIIDMVKEEVVSKGRGRGGMQQQKQQKGRGVGGAGRGVFGGRGRGIPGSGRGQQEKKPGRQSAKQ; from the exons ATG CTGCCCCTGTCCCTGCTGAAGACGGCGCAGAACCACCCCATG CTGGTGGAGCTGAAGAACGGGGAGACATACAACGGACACCTGGTGAGCTGTGACAACTGGATGAACATCAACCTGCGGGAGGTCATCTGCACGTCCCGG GATGGAGACAAGTTCTGGAGAATGCCAGAGTGCTACATTCGTGGCAGCACAATTAAATACCTGCGTATCCCCGATGAAATAATTGACATGgtgaaagaagaggtggtgTCCAAGGGCAGAGGCCGTGGTGGGATGCAACAGCAGAAGCAACAGAAGGGCCGTGGTGTTGGAGGTGCTGGACGAG GTGTGTTTGGTGGCCGTGGCCGAGGAATACCAGGCAGTGGAAGAggccagcaggaaaaaaagccaggcaGACAATCAGCAAAGCAATGA
- the JUND gene encoding transcription factor JunD gives METPFYHDDVLSGLGSGFAPSSGSSGLLLPFPGGGSMMKKDALGMALPEQVAAALKAPGSASGEAAGLLGSAELGLLKLASPELERLIIQSNGLVTTTPTSGQFLYPKTAASEEQEFAEGFVKALEDLHKQNQLGGGAAGSGGGGGGGGGGGGGGGGGGSGAGELPAAGLAPEPPVYANLSSYPAVSYAADPGPFAAPPPRLPPPPPPPPPPPPPPLKDEPQIVPEVPNFGESPPLSPIDMDTQERIKAERKRLRNRIAASKCRKRKLERISRLEEKVKSLKSQNTELASTASLLREQVAQLKQKVLSHVNSGCQLLPQHQHQVPAY, from the coding sequence ATGGAAACACCCTTCTACCATGATGATGTGTTGAGCGGCCTCGGCAGCGGCTTCGCCCCGTCCTCCGGTAGCAGCgggctcctcctgcccttccccggcggcggcagcaTGATGAAGAAGGACGCTCTCGGAATGGCCTTACCGGAGCAGGTGGCTGCGGCTTTGAAAGCACCGGGTTCGGCGAGCGGCGAAGCGGCGGGATTGCTGGGTTCGGCCGAGCTGGGTTTGCTGAAGTTGGCGTCTCCCGAGCTGGAGCGGCTCATCATCCAGTCCAACGGGTTGGTGACCACCACCCCGACCAGCGGGCAGTTCCTCTACCCCAAAACGGCCGCTTCCGAGGAGCAGGAGTTCGCCGAGGGGTTCGTGAAAGCGCTGGAGGACTTGCACAAGCAGAACCAGCtgggcggcggcgcggcggggagcggcggcggcggaggaggcggcggcggcggaggaggaggaggcggcggcggcggcagcggtgCGGGCGAGCTGCCCGCCGCCGGTCTGGCCCCGGAGCCTCCGGTGTACGCCAACCTCAGCAGCTACCCGGCGGTGAGCTACGCCGCCGATCCCGGCCCCTTCGCCGCGCCTCCTCCgcggctccccccgccgccgcctccccctcctcctccgccgccacCGCCGTTAAAGGACGAACCTCAGATCGTCCCGGAGGTGCCGAATTTTGGGGAAAGCCCACCCCTTTCCCCCATCGATATGGACACGCAGGAACGTATCAAGGCGGAACGAAAAAGGCTGAGGAACCGCATCGCCGCTTCCAAATGCCGTAAGAGGAAGCTGGAACGAATCTCCCGCCTGGAGGAGAAGGTGAAGAGCCTCAAGAGCCAGAACACGGAGCTGGCCTCCACCGCCAGCCTGCTCCGGGAGCAGGTCGCCCAGCTCAAGCAGAAGGTCCTCAGCCACGTCAACAGcggctgccagctcctgccccagcaccagcaccaggtGCCGGCTtactga
- the LOC142035348 gene encoding uncharacterized protein LOC142035348, with the protein MLEASTLLLPAAGSAVGQDTTPVLPNRPGRLALAVAWVLRHRLGILGAKGLAPQGWELGQAPLPFLEPCLSPPARQGPAVSVLANQFSPPHFRVRTWHRCQQPSVSKQLRDNRGTISIHDIGISNTFISTQHDHGTVSIHETGLNHTFISTQHDHGTVSIHETGLNHTFISAQHDHGTVSIHETGLNHTFLSTQHDHGTVSIHETGLNNTFISAQHDHSTVSIHETGLNHTFISAQHDHGTVSIHETGLNHTFISAQHDHGTVSIHETGLNHTFISAQHDHGTVSIHETGLNHTFISAQHDHGTVSIHETGLNHTFISAQHDHGTVSIHETGLNHTFISAQHDHGTVSIHETGLNHTFISAQHDHGTVSIPPNCSQLPGHRASIQLDGSTSPDLTWTLWVPSCSQLASAHCEPQSHQHLGHQLQDNTGHRHQHRSRQLSAAPCQA; encoded by the exons ATGCTGGAGGCGAGCACCCTGCTCCTCCCCGCAGCTGGCAGCGCCGTGGGACAGGATACAACCCCGGTGCTGCCAAACCGGCCGGGCCGGCTGGCGCTCGCGGTGGCGTGGGTGCTCCGGCACCGCCTTGGCATTCTGGGGGCAAAGGGCCTCG CACCGcaaggctgggagctggggcaggcacCGCTGCCCTTTCTGgagccctgcctgtccccccccgcccgccaGGGCCCTGCCGTGTCTGTCCTTGCCAACCAGTTCTCTCCTCCACACTTCAGAGTCAGGACATGGCATCGATGCCAGCAGCCCAGTGTCTCTAAGCAGCTCAGGGACAACCGTGGCACCATCTCCATCCATGACATCGGCATCAGCAACACCTTCATCTCCACCCAACACGACCACGGCACCGTCTCCATCCACGAAACCGGGCTCAACCACACCTTCATCTCCACCCAACACGACCACGGCACCGTCTCCATCCACGAAACCGGGCTCAACCACACCTTCATCTCCGCTCAACACGACCACGGCACCGTCTCCATCCACGAAACCGGGCTCAACCACACCTTCCTCTCCACCCAACACGACCACGGCACCGTCTCCATCCACGAAACCGGGCTCAACAACACCTTCATCTCCGCTCAACACGACCACAGCACCGTCTCCATCCACGAAACCGGGCTCAACCACACCTTCATCTCCGCTCAACACGACCACGGCACCGTCTCCATCCACGAAACCGGGCTCAACCACACCTTCATCTCCGCTCAACACGACCACGGCACCGTCTCCATCCACGAAACCGGGCTCAACCACACCTTCATCTCCGCTCAACACGACCACGGCACCGTCTCCATCCACGAAACCGGGCTCAACCACACCTTCATCTCCGCTCAACACGACCACGGCACCGTCTCCATCCACGAAACCGGGCTCAACCACACCTTCATCTCCGCTCAACACGACCACGGCACCGTCTCCATCCACGAAACCGGGCTCAACCACACCTTCATCTCCGCTCAACACGACCACGGCACCGTCTCCATCCACGAAACCGGGCTCAACCACACCTTCATCTCCGCTCAACACGACCACGGCACCGTCTCCATCCCACCCAACTGTTCCCAGCTCCCCGGCCACAGAGCATCCATCCAGCTCGACGGCAGCACCAGCCCTGACCTCACCTGGACCCTCTGggtcccctcctgctcccagctcgCCAGCGCTCACTGTGAGCCCCAGTCCCACCAGCACCTTGGCCACCAGCTCCAGGACAACACCGGTCATCGGCACCAGCACCGCAGCCGGCAACTCAG CGCAGCCCCCTGCCAAGCCTGA
- the LOC142035660 gene encoding LOW QUALITY PROTEIN: uncharacterized protein LOC142035660 (The sequence of the model RefSeq protein was modified relative to this genomic sequence to represent the inferred CDS: inserted 2 bases in 1 codon), whose translation MSVLISVCPRHLHPQQPCPCPLRPCPLRPRHLHPHHLRPHHPHPCPPCPSISSDSILIISVPITPIPVPHVPSISSDSILVISVPITPIRVTLSPSPPSSTPSSLPPMSPPSPLTPSPSPPSLSPCPHHPSRSPSPVLILLTPSLSPSPVPARLAWPWLKMTSVPPACGLAPAVLLQGYFWATTPPDTLPVRVPAWLVGTTRGWHGRGTWLRCHSLSTPCTDTCPAGTAAAREGTGTGCPGDGDWLSCGQSCPSCPRDCWLPGSPGGGQLCPCPTVPWCPSVPVSLCPDVPMMVLAVPRKRGGPLHQDPYPVGFGVPASAAMAGGGPVVIPPGSLPAAGYFCGRREQQVSIQLPQRGRGVRLGGCQLPRPGQWLPHGCHCHWPGLILLVPVPIGHGPRRGLGTAARRGWGHDVSPGAGLALTGPSVAPWHGHTACPGCSRLRHVTWWHRDTATPCVWDAPGSAVSLRGTVACPHCVSGMLQVLTCXPWWHRDTASPCVWDAPGSAVSLRGTVACPHRVSGMLQAQPCPSVAPRHGHTVCPGRFCRVCPDRAPLPFREQLQPRGQQGGRWHRASEGPRARAAGCTPGRCSRGGDPFHVPTAGARQLFNFPGAGREGDGKFPGAAGAGAGTAARFLLRTGGQRGLAAVPGVP comes from the exons ATGTCCGTCCTGATCAGCGTCTGTCCCCGTCACCTCCATCCTCAAcagccctgtccctgtcccctccgTCCCTGTCCCCTCCGTCCCCGTCACCTCCATCCCCATCACCTCcgtccccatcacccccatccctgtcccccatgtccctccatctcctctgaCTCCATCCTTATCATCTctgtccccatcacccccatccctgtcccccatgtcccctccatctcctctgaCTCCATCCTCGTCATCTctgtccccatcacccccatcCGTGTCACCCTGTCCCCATCACCTCCATCCTCAACACCCTCGTCCCtgccccccatgtcccctccaTCTCCACTGACTCCATCCCCATCACCCCCATCCCTGTCACCCTGTCCCCATCACCCATCCCGGTCCCCATCCCCTGTCCTCATCCTCCTCACCCCCTCCTTGTCCCCGTCCCCTGTCCCAGCCAGGCTGGCCTGGCCCTGGTTGAAGATGACCTCGGTCCCTCCCGCTTGTGGCTTggccccagctgtgctgctgcagggttaTTTTTGGGCCACCACCCCCCCAGACACACTCCCTGTGCGTGTCCCAGCCTGGCTTGTGGGGACAACACGGGGCTGGCACGGCCGAGGGACCTGGCTCCGGTGTCACTCCCTGTCCACCCCCTGCACAGACACGTGTCCGGCGGGGACAGCCGCAGCCCGGGAGGGGACAGGGACTGGCTGTCCTGGGGACGGGGACTGGCTGTCCTGTGGCCAGTCCTGCCCCAGCTGTCCCAGGGACTGCTGGCTGCCAggcagcccgggggggggccagctctgcccctgccccactgTCCCCTGGTGTCCCTCTGTCCCCGTGTCCCTCTGCCCTGATGTCCCCATGATGGTGCTTGCAGTCCCTCGGAAGCGAGGGGGACCCCTCCACCAGGACCCCTATCCGGTGGGTTTCGGGGTCCCCGCAAGTGCTGCCATGGCAGGGGGGGGCCCCGTTGTCATCCCTCCTGGGTCCCTGCCAGCTGCCGGATATTTTTGTGGCCGTCGGGAACAGCAGGTATCCATCCAGCTGCCTCAGCGGGGCCGTGGCGTCAGGCTGGGCGGATGCCAGCTCCCACGGCCAGGCCAGTGGCTCCCCCACGGGTGCCACTGCCACTGGCCGGGCCTCATCCTGctggtccctgtccccatcgGGCACGGCCCCAGGAGGGGGCTCGGCACGGCAgcaaggaggggctgggggcacgaTGTGAGCCCTGGGGCGGGTTTGGCTCTCACAGGTCCCTCAGTGGCACCGTGGCACGGCCACACTGCATGTCCGGGATGCTCCAGGCTCAGACACGTCACTTGGTGGCACCGTGACACGGCCACACCGTGTGTCTGGGATGCTCCAGGCTCAGCCGTGTCTCTCCGTGGCACCGTGGCGTGTCCACACTGTGTGTCTGGGATGCTCCAGGTTCTGACATG CCCTTGGTGGCACCGTGACACGGCCTCACCGTGTGTCTGGGATGCTCCAGGCTCAGCCGTGTCTCTCCGTGGCACCGTGGCGTGTCCACACCGTGTGTCCGGGATGCTCCAGGCTCAGCCATGTCCCTCGGTGGCACCACGGCACGGCCACACCGTGTGTCCGGGTCGCTTTTGCCGTGTGTGTCCGGACAGAGCACCCCTGCCCTTTCGGGAGCAGCTGCAACCTCGGGGACAGCAGGGTGGCCGGTGGCACAGGGCCAGCGAGGGACCACGTGCCCGAGCAGCCGGGTGCACACCGGGCCGAtgcagccgggggggggaccCGTTCCATGTGCCGACTGCCGGAGCCAGACAGTTGTTTAATTTCCCAGGCGCTGGGCGGGAGGGGGATGGAAAGTTTCCCGGGGCcgccggggcaggggctgggacggCCGCACGCTTCCTGCTCCGCACCGGCGGGCAGCGTGGCCTCGCCGCCGTGCCAGGGGTTCCCTGA
- the PDE4C gene encoding 3',5'-cyclic-AMP phosphodiesterase 4C isoform X3 — protein MLPGNRCPSRRHSCIGFDLENGPPGRGTLDPQASPGAGLVLQGTFPHGQRRESFLYRSDSDYDLSPKAMSRNSSIASDLHGEDMIVTPFAQVLASLRTVRSNLTHLQDRTGNKRASSSSLPSGSKASLAEDAHQKLSRETLEELDWCLDQLETLQTRHSVSEMASNKFKRMLNRELTHLSETSRSGNQVSEYISSTFLDKQHEVEIPSALAKDKEKERRKRPMSQISGVRKLTHGSSLAAAGIPRFGVRTDQEGLLAKELEDTNKWGLNVFKVAEYSGNRPLTVIMYSIFQERDLMKTFRIPVNTFITYMLTLEDHYHADVAYHNNIHAADVAQSTHVLLSTPALEAVFTDLEIMAAIFASAIHDVDHPGVSNQFLINTNSELALMYNDASVLENHHLAVGFKLLQEENCDIFQNLSKKQRQSLRKMVIDMVLATDMSKHMNLLADLKTMVETKKVTSLGVLLLDNYSDRIQVLQNMVHCADLSNPTKPLELYRQWTDRIMVEFFHQGDREREKGMEISPMCDKHTASVEKSQVGFIDFIAHPLWETWADLVHPDAQEILDTLEDNREWYQSMIPRSPSPPPEGPGASPATTDKFQFELTLEEEGESDTELEGAESPLDEDNSGSKTPATDDSELADTEHLSPGPGDQDSPVTHPTDVDNRRALEGTLPKDGGGGGCSVLGPEGSQSLCLDTEGNVTFLPLST, from the exons ATGCTGCCGGGCAATCGGTGTCCGTCCCGGAGGCATTCCTGCATCGG CTTTGACCTGGAGAATGGCCCCCCCGGCCGGGGCACGCTGGACCCCCAGGCCAGCCCGGGCGCGGGGCTGGTCCTGCAAGGCACCTTCCCCCATGGCCAGCGCCGCGAGTCCTTCCTCTACCGCTCCGACAGCGACTACGACTTGTCCCCAAAAGCCATGTCCCGCAACTCCTCCATCGCCAGCGACCT GCATGGAGAAGACATGATCGTCACGCCGTTTGCCCAG GTCCTGGCCAGCCTCCGCACCGTCCGGAGCAACCTGACCCACCTCCAGGACCGCACCGGCAACAA GCGAGCGTCGAGCAGCAGCCTGCCCTCCGGGAGCAAGGCCAGCCTCGCCG AAGATGCCCATCAGAAGCTCTCGCGGGAGACCCTGGAGGAGCTGGACTGGTGCCTGGACCAGCTGGAGACGTTGCAGACCAGGCACTCGGTCAGCGAGATGGCCTCGAACAAG TTCAAAAGGATGCTGAACCGGGAGCTGACACACCTCTCGGAGACCAGCCGCTCCGGGAACCAAGTTTCCGAGTACATCTCCAGCACTTTCCTGG ACAAGCAGCATGAGGTGGAGATCCCCTCGGCGCTGGCCAAGGACAAGGAGAAGGAACGGAGGAAGCGCCCCATGTCCCAGATCAGCGGCGTCAGGAAGCTCACGCACGGCTCCAGCCTTGCCGCTGCCGGCATCCCCCGTTTTGGGGTGCGGACGGACCAGGAGGGGCTGCTGGCCAAG gagctggaggacaCCAACAAGTGGGGGCTCAATGTGTTTAAAGTCGCCGAGTACTCGGGCAACCGCCCGCTGACGGTCATCATGTACAGCATCTTCCAG GAGCGTGACCTGATGAAGACCTTCCGCATCCCTGTCAACACCTTCATCACCTACATGCTGACGCTGGAGGACCACTACCACGCTGACGTGGCCTACCACAACAACATCCACGCTGCTGACGTGGCTCAGTCCACCCATGTCCTCCTCTCCACGCCTGCGCTGGAG GCTGTCTTCACAGACCTGGAGATCATGGCTGCCATCTTCGCCAGCGCCATCCATGATGTTGACCACCCTGGTGTCTCCAACCAGTTCCTCATCAACACCA ACTCGGAGCTGGCGCTGATGTACAACGACGCCTCAGTGCTGGAGAACCACCACCTGGCCGTGGGCTTCAAGCTTCTCCAGGAGGAGAACTGCGACATCTTCCAAAACCTGAGCAAGAAGCAAAGGCAGTCACTCCGCAAAATGGTCATTGACATG GTGCTGGCCACGGACATGTCCAAGCACATGAATCTACTGGCGGATTTGAAAACCATGGTGGAGACCAAGAAGGTGACCAGCctgggggtgctgctgctggacaACTACTCGGACCGGATCCAG GTCCTGCAGAACATGGTGCACTGCGCCGACCTCAGCAACCCCACGAAGCCGCTGGAGTTGTACCGGCAATGGACCGACCGCATCATGGTGGAGTTCTTCCACCAAGGCGATCGGGAACGGGAGAAAGGGATGGAGATCAGCCCCATGTGCGACAAGCACACTGCCTCCGTGGAGAAGTCCCAG GTGGGCTTCATCGACTTCATTGCCCACCCGCTGTGGGAGACGTGGGCCGACCTGGTGCACCCCGATGCCCAGGAGATCCTGGACACGCTGGAGGACAACCGGGAATGGTACCAGAGCATGATCCCGCGCAGCCCATCCCCACCGCCCGAGGGACCTGGAGCGTCCCCCGCCACCACCGACAAGTTCCAGTTCGAGCTGAcgctggaggaggagggtgagTCAGACACGGAGCTGGAAGGGGCCGAAAGCCCCTTGGATGAGGACAACAGCGGCTCCAAGACACCAGCCACAGACGACTCGGAGTTGGCCGACACCGAGCATCTGTCACCCGGCCCCGGGGACCAAGATTCACCTGTCACCCACCCCACGGACGTGGACAACCGGCGGGCGCTGGAGGGGACGCTGCCGAAGGACGGCGGTGGCGGCGGGTGCTCGGTGCTGGGGCCCGAGGGCAGCCAGAGCCTGTGCTTGGACACGGAGGGCAACGTCACATTCCTGCCCCTGAGCACGTAG
- the PDE4C gene encoding 3',5'-cyclic-AMP phosphodiesterase 4C isoform X2: protein MSRNSSIASDLHGEDMIVTPFAQVLASLRTVRSNLTHLQDRTGNKRASSSSLPSGSKASLADAHQKLSRETLEELDWCLDQLETLQTRHSVSEMASNKFKRMLNRELTHLSETSRSGNQVSEYISSTFLDKQHEVEIPSALAKDKEKERRKRPMSQISGVRKLTHGSSLAAAGIPRFGVRTDQEGLLAKELEDTNKWGLNVFKVAEYSGNRPLTVIMYSIFQERDLMKTFRIPVNTFITYMLTLEDHYHADVAYHNNIHAADVAQSTHVLLSTPALEAVFTDLEIMAAIFASAIHDVDHPGVSNQFLINTNSELALMYNDASVLENHHLAVGFKLLQEENCDIFQNLSKKQRQSLRKMVIDMVLATDMSKHMNLLADLKTMVETKKVTSLGVLLLDNYSDRIQVLQNMVHCADLSNPTKPLELYRQWTDRIMVEFFHQGDREREKGMEISPMCDKHTASVEKSQVGFIDFIAHPLWETWADLVHPDAQEILDTLEDNREWYQSMIPRSPSPPPEGPGASPATTDKFQFELTLEEEGESDTELEGAESPLDEDNSGSKTPATDDSELADTEHLSPGPGDQDSPVTHPTDVDNRRALEGTLPKDGGGGGCSVLGPEGSQSLCLDTEGNVTFLPLST, encoded by the exons ATGTCCCGCAACTCCTCCATCGCCAGCGACCT GCATGGAGAAGACATGATCGTCACGCCGTTTGCCCAG GTCCTGGCCAGCCTCCGCACCGTCCGGAGCAACCTGACCCACCTCCAGGACCGCACCGGCAACAA GCGAGCGTCGAGCAGCAGCCTGCCCTCCGGGAGCAAGGCCAGCCTCGCCG ATGCCCATCAGAAGCTCTCGCGGGAGACCCTGGAGGAGCTGGACTGGTGCCTGGACCAGCTGGAGACGTTGCAGACCAGGCACTCGGTCAGCGAGATGGCCTCGAACAAG TTCAAAAGGATGCTGAACCGGGAGCTGACACACCTCTCGGAGACCAGCCGCTCCGGGAACCAAGTTTCCGAGTACATCTCCAGCACTTTCCTGG ACAAGCAGCATGAGGTGGAGATCCCCTCGGCGCTGGCCAAGGACAAGGAGAAGGAACGGAGGAAGCGCCCCATGTCCCAGATCAGCGGCGTCAGGAAGCTCACGCACGGCTCCAGCCTTGCCGCTGCCGGCATCCCCCGTTTTGGGGTGCGGACGGACCAGGAGGGGCTGCTGGCCAAG gagctggaggacaCCAACAAGTGGGGGCTCAATGTGTTTAAAGTCGCCGAGTACTCGGGCAACCGCCCGCTGACGGTCATCATGTACAGCATCTTCCAG GAGCGTGACCTGATGAAGACCTTCCGCATCCCTGTCAACACCTTCATCACCTACATGCTGACGCTGGAGGACCACTACCACGCTGACGTGGCCTACCACAACAACATCCACGCTGCTGACGTGGCTCAGTCCACCCATGTCCTCCTCTCCACGCCTGCGCTGGAG GCTGTCTTCACAGACCTGGAGATCATGGCTGCCATCTTCGCCAGCGCCATCCATGATGTTGACCACCCTGGTGTCTCCAACCAGTTCCTCATCAACACCA ACTCGGAGCTGGCGCTGATGTACAACGACGCCTCAGTGCTGGAGAACCACCACCTGGCCGTGGGCTTCAAGCTTCTCCAGGAGGAGAACTGCGACATCTTCCAAAACCTGAGCAAGAAGCAAAGGCAGTCACTCCGCAAAATGGTCATTGACATG GTGCTGGCCACGGACATGTCCAAGCACATGAATCTACTGGCGGATTTGAAAACCATGGTGGAGACCAAGAAGGTGACCAGCctgggggtgctgctgctggacaACTACTCGGACCGGATCCAG GTCCTGCAGAACATGGTGCACTGCGCCGACCTCAGCAACCCCACGAAGCCGCTGGAGTTGTACCGGCAATGGACCGACCGCATCATGGTGGAGTTCTTCCACCAAGGCGATCGGGAACGGGAGAAAGGGATGGAGATCAGCCCCATGTGCGACAAGCACACTGCCTCCGTGGAGAAGTCCCAG GTGGGCTTCATCGACTTCATTGCCCACCCGCTGTGGGAGACGTGGGCCGACCTGGTGCACCCCGATGCCCAGGAGATCCTGGACACGCTGGAGGACAACCGGGAATGGTACCAGAGCATGATCCCGCGCAGCCCATCCCCACCGCCCGAGGGACCTGGAGCGTCCCCCGCCACCACCGACAAGTTCCAGTTCGAGCTGAcgctggaggaggagggtgagTCAGACACGGAGCTGGAAGGGGCCGAAAGCCCCTTGGATGAGGACAACAGCGGCTCCAAGACACCAGCCACAGACGACTCGGAGTTGGCCGACACCGAGCATCTGTCACCCGGCCCCGGGGACCAAGATTCACCTGTCACCCACCCCACGGACGTGGACAACCGGCGGGCGCTGGAGGGGACGCTGCCGAAGGACGGCGGTGGCGGCGGGTGCTCGGTGCTGGGGCCCGAGGGCAGCCAGAGCCTGTGCTTGGACACGGAGGGCAACGTCACATTCCTGCCCCTGAGCACGTAG
- the PDE4C gene encoding 3',5'-cyclic-AMP phosphodiesterase 4C isoform X1, whose protein sequence is MSRNSSIASDLHGEDMIVTPFAQVLASLRTVRSNLTHLQDRTGNKRASSSSLPSGSKASLAEDAHQKLSRETLEELDWCLDQLETLQTRHSVSEMASNKFKRMLNRELTHLSETSRSGNQVSEYISSTFLDKQHEVEIPSALAKDKEKERRKRPMSQISGVRKLTHGSSLAAAGIPRFGVRTDQEGLLAKELEDTNKWGLNVFKVAEYSGNRPLTVIMYSIFQERDLMKTFRIPVNTFITYMLTLEDHYHADVAYHNNIHAADVAQSTHVLLSTPALEAVFTDLEIMAAIFASAIHDVDHPGVSNQFLINTNSELALMYNDASVLENHHLAVGFKLLQEENCDIFQNLSKKQRQSLRKMVIDMVLATDMSKHMNLLADLKTMVETKKVTSLGVLLLDNYSDRIQVLQNMVHCADLSNPTKPLELYRQWTDRIMVEFFHQGDREREKGMEISPMCDKHTASVEKSQVGFIDFIAHPLWETWADLVHPDAQEILDTLEDNREWYQSMIPRSPSPPPEGPGASPATTDKFQFELTLEEEGESDTELEGAESPLDEDNSGSKTPATDDSELADTEHLSPGPGDQDSPVTHPTDVDNRRALEGTLPKDGGGGGCSVLGPEGSQSLCLDTEGNVTFLPLST, encoded by the exons ATGTCCCGCAACTCCTCCATCGCCAGCGACCT GCATGGAGAAGACATGATCGTCACGCCGTTTGCCCAG GTCCTGGCCAGCCTCCGCACCGTCCGGAGCAACCTGACCCACCTCCAGGACCGCACCGGCAACAA GCGAGCGTCGAGCAGCAGCCTGCCCTCCGGGAGCAAGGCCAGCCTCGCCG AAGATGCCCATCAGAAGCTCTCGCGGGAGACCCTGGAGGAGCTGGACTGGTGCCTGGACCAGCTGGAGACGTTGCAGACCAGGCACTCGGTCAGCGAGATGGCCTCGAACAAG TTCAAAAGGATGCTGAACCGGGAGCTGACACACCTCTCGGAGACCAGCCGCTCCGGGAACCAAGTTTCCGAGTACATCTCCAGCACTTTCCTGG ACAAGCAGCATGAGGTGGAGATCCCCTCGGCGCTGGCCAAGGACAAGGAGAAGGAACGGAGGAAGCGCCCCATGTCCCAGATCAGCGGCGTCAGGAAGCTCACGCACGGCTCCAGCCTTGCCGCTGCCGGCATCCCCCGTTTTGGGGTGCGGACGGACCAGGAGGGGCTGCTGGCCAAG gagctggaggacaCCAACAAGTGGGGGCTCAATGTGTTTAAAGTCGCCGAGTACTCGGGCAACCGCCCGCTGACGGTCATCATGTACAGCATCTTCCAG GAGCGTGACCTGATGAAGACCTTCCGCATCCCTGTCAACACCTTCATCACCTACATGCTGACGCTGGAGGACCACTACCACGCTGACGTGGCCTACCACAACAACATCCACGCTGCTGACGTGGCTCAGTCCACCCATGTCCTCCTCTCCACGCCTGCGCTGGAG GCTGTCTTCACAGACCTGGAGATCATGGCTGCCATCTTCGCCAGCGCCATCCATGATGTTGACCACCCTGGTGTCTCCAACCAGTTCCTCATCAACACCA ACTCGGAGCTGGCGCTGATGTACAACGACGCCTCAGTGCTGGAGAACCACCACCTGGCCGTGGGCTTCAAGCTTCTCCAGGAGGAGAACTGCGACATCTTCCAAAACCTGAGCAAGAAGCAAAGGCAGTCACTCCGCAAAATGGTCATTGACATG GTGCTGGCCACGGACATGTCCAAGCACATGAATCTACTGGCGGATTTGAAAACCATGGTGGAGACCAAGAAGGTGACCAGCctgggggtgctgctgctggacaACTACTCGGACCGGATCCAG GTCCTGCAGAACATGGTGCACTGCGCCGACCTCAGCAACCCCACGAAGCCGCTGGAGTTGTACCGGCAATGGACCGACCGCATCATGGTGGAGTTCTTCCACCAAGGCGATCGGGAACGGGAGAAAGGGATGGAGATCAGCCCCATGTGCGACAAGCACACTGCCTCCGTGGAGAAGTCCCAG GTGGGCTTCATCGACTTCATTGCCCACCCGCTGTGGGAGACGTGGGCCGACCTGGTGCACCCCGATGCCCAGGAGATCCTGGACACGCTGGAGGACAACCGGGAATGGTACCAGAGCATGATCCCGCGCAGCCCATCCCCACCGCCCGAGGGACCTGGAGCGTCCCCCGCCACCACCGACAAGTTCCAGTTCGAGCTGAcgctggaggaggagggtgagTCAGACACGGAGCTGGAAGGGGCCGAAAGCCCCTTGGATGAGGACAACAGCGGCTCCAAGACACCAGCCACAGACGACTCGGAGTTGGCCGACACCGAGCATCTGTCACCCGGCCCCGGGGACCAAGATTCACCTGTCACCCACCCCACGGACGTGGACAACCGGCGGGCGCTGGAGGGGACGCTGCCGAAGGACGGCGGTGGCGGCGGGTGCTCGGTGCTGGGGCCCGAGGGCAGCCAGAGCCTGTGCTTGGACACGGAGGGCAACGTCACATTCCTGCCCCTGAGCACGTAG